The following is a genomic window from Phaseolus vulgaris cultivar G19833 chromosome 6, P. vulgaris v2.0, whole genome shotgun sequence.
TAGTTGAATTTTCAACCCAAATTCTGTAGATTAAAATTTTTCTAAATtgaaattagtaaaaaaaaaactcaatcaGTAAAAAAACTCAATCATAGAAAAGTTTTagtaaagagaaaaaataaccttaaatatCTATTAGAGATTTTACATCAATTAAAGTATATAAAAATAGATTGTAAATAGatgtaaatcttattttataaaattaaaatttattttttctataaaatttaacttttactATAATATAAATTGATGACATTTTAATGGAGATTAAATTAACAATATCTTGACTAAAGTCAAGTGATAAGAGATTTAAgacaaaatttcaattttttttctttataagtgaaatttgaaattttattattttaagaaatcaaattattttaacaaaatttcaacaaaaaaaatattaaatagtataTGTtgttataaaagaaattataaaaataaattacctTGAAAGGAAGGGTTTTTTTAATGGAATGATGTGTTGGAATGTTCTTGCAAACAAGCCAATAGTGTAACAAAATAATGGCTTTTTGTACGTAGAGGAGCTTTTGTACTAAAAAGGCTCTATTTTTTTGATAGAAAAGTTCTTGAAACTCTTTTACATTTTATCACAATTGACCGACATAAATCACCAGAGGAAAATCAGGATTTGTTTAATTGGATTtcagtttttttaaatatattttttatagagAGAAAAtgtctttatttaaaaaatctgACAAGTATGCATTTCAACTTGTTCACACCATAATTCCACTTCAtcatacttaaataaaactTTCTTTTTGTTCTACAAATGAATATCTtaaacttgtttttatttttatcattgaaACTCCAATCTGAAACTTGCTTTTAAATTACCAAACTTTATCAATCAGAATCttaaagggaaaaaaaaagtttttgaaagCAAATGTCAAatagagtttttatttttcctttgaaTAGCTTTACTGAACTTGACTTATTAGAGCCAACATGGGTTTCAGACACCACACCAATTAAAATGGGATCAGATACAAAGTAGGAAACTGACCTTTAATTCACCCAATAATGTATATTTTGCATTGGAGCTAGTTATTAGCTAGGAAGTTGATGGATTTATATGATGAAAAGATGAGTGGTGAGTAATTTCCCATTTGATTTGTGTGTTAATAATTCAGTTTATTCAATATAGTAGCAGCTAGTATGTCAATTATGTTTCTAATTATTATTAGATTGGGGCAACCTAATAAGGTGTGAAATTTTAAAGTGGCTGCAGCTATTAAATTCAATCACATGGTTGGTCACACATGCACAAACAGGGTCACCAGGCTCTCCTCGATCCAAAACCTTAGGTTACTATAATTTGCACACTAATAAATTCATATTCATGGTCATTCTTTTACCTATCTGAACAAGAAAGTAGTAGTTGAATCCAAAGGGTGTTTGAACCAAAAACATGTGCCTCTCAGAAGCATGGAAAGAAAGATGTAAGTTCATCTATCATTTCACAACTATCGGTAAAACGCTGCTTTGTCTTTTGGCAACCTAACAGTGACTTACAACTGTTGCATGAATGTTGAATAAATTAAGGTTTGATTTTAGAGGTATCTTCCAGTCATTGCTATAGGTTAATTATAGACCCTCTTTCTTCCACTACACCTGCAAAGTGGTTTTCTATCTTCTTTTCACGTGTGTGCCTTCTAAGTAGTCACCATTATTTATGGCATAAGTATACACATGCATACATAAAAAAGTCACACAATGTTAGCAAAAAGTGTTTCATGATATATGCTGATAAATGAGATATGCATGATGATGTATGCAACCGTGTCTACACATGCATGGATATCATTCATGGGTGATCATTGATTCGAGGGTAAAATTCTCTTTTTTCAAAGTTGGAACAGGTCTATAATATTATGCAggtgaaacaaaaaataaaaatttagaattaaaagaaCAAGAAGCAGTTTTACAAGTTCATGTTTTTCCTCTGACATAGTGGACTGCCATTGCTCCCCGGTAAATTTCTTCCTACAGCTTAGAACTCGTGGTGCTTTGTCGCCATCTCTAGATGCTATATCCATGCCAATGTAAAAGCAGAAGGGTAAGAAAAGGTAAAATGGAGTATTGGAATTTGTTACACTTCAACTGAGGCTGTGTATCAGGAAACAGAGAAAGAGAGTTATTTTTTGACCAACAAAATTTATTCTTTCCTTTCAACCTTTTGTTACCTCATAAATAAGATCCTTCGTTTTATAGTTTAATTTCTGTATTCATTTTCTGCATGTAGGAAATATAAACCTTGATTATATAAGTTCTATTAaattataatgtatttttagtACAAAATACTAATTTTGTACACCAATAgcaaataaaaatcataattgaTATAGCTTTGAAAACGGTTATTATAGAAGTAAGTAAATAAACTTACCACCATACATAGAGGCTTGTTATGGGATGACTTGCATAATGAGTTTATAGATTATTTTCTCTTAATAAATTCACTGTAACAGTCAAATTTGATGCATAAAGTAACTGTTTGTACATTATTAACCCATGAATAAAACTGGAGACCTGAACCTCTAGAGGACTTAAAAAATCTGCAAGCCAATTGAGCATTGTTACACTAGGGGTCACCACATACCAACCCTACAGATCGCAAGCCCCTCTCTAGCATCTTCAAAATTCTTTCCAAAAACTTTTGATTGGTGTGCTTGTTTGTGAAgcagaaaaacaaagaaagctAGCCATAGCACTCTGCCATGACCATCACAAACTCTTGTCCTCTGATACTCTTCCTGTGCTTCACTATGCTCCCTTTTCTATTTTGTGACGAGGGAATGCATTCAGGTACTGCAGCAAACTCTTACCTCTTTTTATTCTAATGATTATGCTTCCTGTGACCCTGAAGCGGACATAATGTTTGGCAGGTCAATCGAACCAGATTTTGCATTCTTTCCAGGAAGACAGAAACGGGTCCATAACAGTGTCAGTGAAAGCAGAACATGCTGCCTCTAGAAAAAACTGGTTGCATGGTATATAGATCTTACTTTTCCAACTATGATGGAAAAAAAACTTCCATTattcctttttgtttttttatttcatttttggAGTCCCTTTTCACCGTGCCTTTGATCATGTCGACATTAGGTTCTTGCACAAGCAAAGACATAAGCATCTCACAAAGCACAAGTTCTACATCAGGAATACCACAGTTCATTGTGCAGATTGTTAACACCTGTGTTTCTGGATGTGCTCCCCGTGACATCCACCTCCACTGTGGTTGGTTTGCTTCTGCAAGAATAGTGAACCCCAGATTGTTCAAAAGGATCTCCTATGATGATTGCTTGGTCAATGGAGGGAACCCTTTAGCCTCTAGCCAGATAATCAGAATCACATATTCCAATTCTTTCATGTACCCTCTTGCTTTCAAGTCTGCCAAATTTTGCTGATGAATCCAAAATAAGGTAGAACAAATACAAAGACTTCCAAAAATCCATGAGTCCACCACCCTGTGGATATTAGCCATTGCACTCTTTCTTTAGCTTTAGTTTTGTGTTATTTTTCATATGTAAATGTATAATTTGGTTTGTTTCTGCTATCAATGCCTAGAGACACCAAACCCTTGAAAGggaattttcattttataggaATGATGGAATTTTCAAGTCAAAAAGATATTTCTGTGGCTGTAGCTGCATGTTGCATGAAATACTCAAATAATTGTGGTATTATTAGTGTGTCTGTGTATTGAAGATAAACATTCTTCTTGATATATAATACTTTTTTGGTGAtttcttctttatattttatgaaCACTTCCGAAAtcaatctaaaaaaaatagtttactGCTCTTCAAGTTATAAAAAAAGCATATTTAGTTTTAAACTTATTAAATATCTGtcactttaatttttattttacttataattttaggaataaataattacaattctataattttaagaattaaaataataaatttacaatttaaaaaatattaattgatgTTATATATTTGTGTATTGTGTTATTCTTTTTTGACACTTACATTTACAGTcttctgtttttagtttttaaaatttatattaacaataaatttattattcattaaataaattataatgttttatcccatttatacatattttaaaaatattaactttatCTTTTGTTTAGAATTCATGctataatttacttttaaataaatcaTTATTTGCATATGTGAACTAATCCCGTATTATATTCTACATGCTctttgtaataaattttaagaCAGGGAGTTGTAATGTCTAATATTGTGTTTTTCACCTTCTTTGCAGTCTTATATTCAGCACatacacattaaaaaataaaaagttttatgAGAAGACACAAACATGtataataaagttaatttcatcattttcatatttggaagacttacatttaaaattataattaaggaATCAATATGAATGTTAATATTGTTCTAATGTTCAGATCTCGATAACAATAAGATGAATTTGCACATAGAAAAAGGAACATTATTGTTTATACCAAAGCTCGTATGACTTAAATTTATTGCGTATTAGAATCTGTAATATCAGGAAAGTGAAATATTCTACATGAAAATTgctaaataaaaattgttttttagataaaaataattaattattatattaattagtagttaaaatctagatagttaattagatattaatttaaaaattaattatgaataataaaaactaatttaaatatcaataatttttataatctatataatagtatctaatttaaatataattattttttattttttattttttatttttaaaattaatttatatttagtgaTTTCTTagtaatcatattttttatttatgaacaAATACCCTAATAATTAAGTGTTTACTACGTATCTTTTTATGAAAGTTAATCATTAAGTATCAATCTTTTTTGAAGAGTTTCTAGTTTTAGAAACTAACTTGTATATTTGTATTTGTGACATAAATGTCATGGTATATTTGATTACagtataacttaaaaaaaaaacataacctaatagttatgaaaaaaaaaattttaatctATTACTTATCACTAACCTCATTTATCTCCAACAAACCTAAAAGTATTTGTAGaagaatatttttgaaattacaataattataaaGGTGCAGACAAAAATTATGGAGGTACAGGAAGAAACGCCCCCATTTTCTTAATCCTGGCCCATATCAAAGCCTAGACCAATCACTATTACTTTGGTCCACGATCCGCTTttcccttcttgtatttgatgttacagaataaaatatagttagcattttgaaaagattgaaattgaattacattaaaaatttgttattaGCTACACTgaaataattgtataaaaaaaatatacaataaaataaagatgttaAAAGTTGAAGCTACTTATTCATGTTAGAGTTTCTTTTGTCAATTACCAAACACTCTGAATTTATACAACGCATAACAAATAATTACCTATTTCACAAACAccgtcattttttttttcatttctgaGATTATTTCTttagaattataattttaaataaaaatgtaattaattatcaaataaCTATGCAAATTTATTAGTATGTTATAGATCAGAATACAAAACTTAATCAGTTTTTTAGGGTGCCAAAGTGGACCGGCCGGTCCGTATAGGCCCGCAAAATGCAGGTAGAGTTGACTCGCGCCCATATGCAAGTTAAcccatttttcttatttttgggAACATAGAGACAGTAGTGGTATGCAGCAACGGAACGACAGTAACGCGCGACAATTGCAAGTTGTCACTTCTCCATTGGAGCATTATTGTCaagtcaattatttttttttgcggGCTAGCGGGTCAGCTCCCCCGCTATTAGCCCGTGCGGACCGCGAATTATGTGGGACGGGCTAATACGGGTCAACAGGTTGAAAACGTCGGTACGCCTCACTTTGTCACCTCCTAGattttttctctttaaattaaacatactctaactttttctttctttaaaggTGTAATTCACATACTATTCTTggaattaataatttttctctCAACAATTTAAAATTACTTCTTAAATATTCCTAAAATACTTATAGGTGGAGGAaaaaaccaaatttaaaaaatgaaaaatgaaaaattgtgGACTTATCCTTTGGGGGAGAACTATAGAACAAGATAAGAAAACAGGGTGTGGGATTATGGCTCTCAGATATTTCTGCACTACAAATATTTCAACCAGACAGCATGATTTTTCTGCTAAAATTCTTGTTCCATCTTCTCTCTCTTTAACAAACTCGCGCATGCACAGTTCCACCCCAGAGACAAACACCAAGACCAAGTCTACTGCTGACAACTTGAAGAGCCTCGTCAACACCCTCGTGCTTCCTTCCATTTCATCTTCTCCACTTCACTCTCTCCACAGAGGCAACTGGGTCAAGCTCATTTGTGGTGCAAGCTTTGAGGTATGTAAACTCAAACACTCTATCTTGTTTCTCCCTTAGAAAGAGCTTCTCAAACTTGTAATAACACACTCTCTCTCCATATATATATAGGATGTTGTTGATATCAGAAATCTCAGCCTGGTTTACACTCTTGCTGGAGGTAAGGTCTCTTGTTTAGGGTGAGAGTAATATAGCAGACAATATATACTTGCATGATAATCAACATGTTGTGGCTCACTTTTTCTTTTGGACAATTGAAGCTTCCTTAAGCATTGTTTTCCATAGTACAAATCCTTTGAGTAGTCTCAGCTCGGCCAAAATTAGGGCTTTTGGATTTTCATTTTGGACAAAAGTTAAATGCAATTCTGTATGTGTTCTTGGTGTTATTCTTATCAAAATTAGAGTTTCATTCCATCTTGTTATTACACGAATTAGCGAGgtgaaaatttatttatgataaGTGTTTGAGGAAGGAATTGCATTGCATCtagtatttttcttttcattgtttaagTTATGCAAACTTGGTCTTATTATTGACTCTGAGGAATATCGTGTGATTTAAATTGGATTAAATGGTGGCAGTTGACTGCATTGACTGTGCTGCTGATGCATCAGTTGTTAGTGCTGTGAATGAAGGAATTGAAGCTGCAAGAGATATCGTATGCCTTAGAAAGCCGTGGGTGATGATCAGTGTCAATGATGATAAAGATCTTCATTTTCGGAAGGCCGGTAAGTTTTAACTGGGCGCCTGGTTCAGAAATCTTGTGGCGTGAAGGACGTTGCAAGTGTTTAAATTATCATGATCGATTTCAATTAGTTTTACATTTCAAACATTTGCAGGGTGAACACACTCATTTTGTTATTGGGCACAATATTTTGCTGTAAGCCAGTTCATATATTCATAACATAGTGATGTAaaccaaaaatacatgaagatgatCAAGGATGCTATACTTGATCATCTCAACAAACAAATAAAGACTTCATCAATAAAAGAAATGGACAAAgtccaaagcatttaaagtttttcttattaatcttctcaaaagatgaggctcaaacccaattaatatctctttgtaatatctttataatagtttttaaaatagaacATGAATAGGAGTATGGGATTTTATGAAGAGTAGTACCAAAAGTCACATTTTTCATGTAGCATGTGACTGGTTGGATGGCCTTTTCATTTGCCTTCCCATGCCTTTTATGTCTTTTCATATGACCGGCCTCTACACTATAAAGAGGAGTTTGGTTCTTTTGTGAATACAAGTTGAaagttgaatattgaaattCAAAGTGAGGTTATTCTTTAAAATTTGAGTGGTTTCTTTGTGAGACTTGCTCTCCTTCTCTTTGTCTTATTTTGTGGGTCTTGGgaatcctcaagtggcggcactctcactcatcttggagccttccaccatccaagtggcgtgatcactcccattgtcttcaaccacataagtttcttcaactcttcatcttcttcttccatacccATTCTATATTAAAAACCtctaaaacatgtttttgtttcttgttcttgattttcaatCGGTCAAATGTTGCTATTGAATGTTTCTAATCAATAGTTTGTCATTGgttcttgttttaatcggttggaATTACTTGTTGATGTTCTATTCGGTTCATGTTCTTGAAATGGGTTTTCCATGGGTTTCTTTATTTGTGTTCTTGAAATGCGTTTTCAAtgggtttcttgatttgtgttcttgaattgcttggagaatcttgatccaattcttgaaaGTGCCATATAATGTTTCATCTCCCAATCCACTCACATCACATAATTTACATATTTGAATTTCAGTACTTCTAGAGTACTTGAATATGAGTCACAATTTCCAATTTGAAGAAGTCTACCCACTCACTATATGGTCGTGAGACCTTATTTACTTCAACATTAAGTGGCagtttaatctctaaaatgtaaacTTGTACTCGTTAAGTTCATAATCTTGACCATAGGGCTATGATCATGCAGgagttatgataaaaaaaaaaacgtatATTAAAGAACTTCTTGTTCCTAATGATATTGTTCCATGGAGATAAGGGTTGTCATAGTTAAAGTGCCATGCCATGACACTATGAAAACGTGGAATGGAATGCCACTACAAAAGCATGATCATCTTTTATTATTATCGTACTAAAAGTTTTTTCTTTACTGACAAAGATTCAATATGATGCATCAGGTTTTAAAGGTTAATATAACGCTTACATATGAATGTTCATGTCTTCTGAACAGAATTTGATCCAGAGGACTGTCCAGCAGACTGTTCACGGCCTTGTGAAAATGTATGCCCTGCTAGTGCAATATCATTCCTTGGGAAATCTTCGGGAATTTCGTATAATACTGAAGCACCAAGTGTACTCAAGGTTTTAACTTGCTTTTACAAACTTCTTCTGAACATACAGGCTATgttcttaaaaattaaaaggtgTAAAGTTCAATATGTAGGATGGAGTCATAACAGAACGCTGCTATGGCTGTGGTCGCTGTCTTCCAGTTTGCCCCTATGATAAAATAAGTGAGATATTTTCCACTTCCATCTGTGATTATATGTTCTTAACTCTTTaactgtttaatttttatttcgaTGATATTATTTGATTTCAACCATATGTACTTTTCATATTGATCTAGGAGAGGTAACATATGTAAGAGATGCTATTGCAACTGCTGATCTCATCAAGAAAAATGACGTTGATGCTATGGAGATACATACAAGTGGGAGGTAATATTAAATTATCAAATTGGTTATATACAAGGATATTTCCATAATTTTATCAATCACTAATGTAATAAAGGTATAATTCTCAATTCCCATATTCAATCACCATGCTTTTTGTGCTTTATTTCTCTTTTCATGATTGAGATACACTATTTCTTTgatgtttttgtttgaattcATTTGCTTATGTGACCTTTTATCCTTCTATAGACAGAGTACATTGTTCGAACAACTCTGGAGTGCTCTGGGAGATTCAGTAGAAAATTTGAAGCTTATAGCTGTAAGTGGTGCCACCAATCTGTTCTAATATTTAAGGGATAGAAGTAAATTTTCAGTAAATACTTAGCCTCTTGGCTATTGGCATTTTGAATCGCCACTACTATTGAAATAATCCAGGTTAGCTTACCTAATGTTGGTGATTCAACAATATCCTCCATGAACTATATGTTCTCTATTATGAAACCCAATCTTCAAAGCTTCAACTTATGGCAGGTGTGCCTCTGAACAttctcaaatttttatttttttccatatttttgtTAACAAGTCCATCTTTGTCTTTCACAAACTCAAGTTAGATGGTCGTCCTATGAGTGGAGATATTGGGAGAGGAGCAACTAAGGAATCAATTGCCTTTGCTGTTCAACtggctaaagaaaaagaaagaccTCCTGGTTTCTACTTATAACTCACTTTATGTTCCCTGGAAAACCTTTAAATGTTTACATCTATCCTAGATTCTGTTAATGTTAGTGACCCTCATAGGTTTTCTTCAACTTGCTGGTGGAACCAATGCTCACACAATTGAAGGGTTGAAAAAAGAGGGACTCTTTCAAACAACTATTAGTGGTAGTGTCCCCATTTTGTTGTTTTGTATCTCTTGTTCTTCAAACTCTCTCTCAAGTTCATTATAACTGGACCTTGCTTTTGGTTAACTTTTCCTAGAATACCTGCATGATGACAAATCAGCAATAAACTCATCTGATTCACCACATGCTTTAATTAGCGGCATTGCATATGGTGGCTACGCACGGAAGGTAAATTACTTAGCTATATATCtagatagatatagatatagatgTTAGTTGCATCCCTGTGTATTAAGCAACACTGGTAGCAGATTTTTAGTACCCTTAcctaataacaataataatttgttgGCTTATAGTCATGTGAATCTGGCATGCCAATTTGTCAAATCTTATAATGTACATTTTGGTTCAGATTGTTGGTAGAGTATTGAGATCAATGCAATCACAACATGGTGGGGCTGCTTCAATTGAGGATCATTCTGAGTATCTCTTGATGGCTCTTAAGGAAGCACTTGCTTTGGTGGGGCCTATTAAATGTTCATgatcgatggcaacttcacagtCACCCTTCAGAGCTGTATTTGAAAACTGCAGCCAATACCAAAGAAGAATAGAAAGTTGTTAAAATGTAATAATAGTGGATGACAAATGGATCCATATAGCTCATTTCTAGATTCACTGTGTATAAGAGTATTGTACATTATATATTTACTGTATTTAATAGttagaaaccaaaatatttttaaattattttttttaagttaaataaTTCTGCTTATAATGTTATATAATTGGTTAATAAATCGATTATTTTTAATGCGTGTTTCtttcaattaatatatatactaaatttttaattaatgttattttttttcattgattTTTCTTAGTTTATATTGACATTACTATAGCATCTATTTTTACTGATTTGACCAACAAACGTTTTATGTGAGACTATATTCAAGTTTTCCCCTTTTCAACTTTAGTATAAGTTTCTTTTTAGTTCCTAGTTATTCTTTTCTATTCTTgtttaagaaatttttttattttagtttcttttcCCATATTGCAGATTTCGATTATACGACTAACGAATTAtaaatcattttcaaaatattttaattttgttttatcatCAAAT
Proteins encoded in this region:
- the LOC137831938 gene encoding TPD1 protein homolog 1-like; translated protein: MTITNSCPLILFLCFTMLPFLFCDEGMHSGQSNQILHSFQEDRNGSITVSVKAEHAASRKNWLHGSCTSKDISISQSTSSTSGIPQFIVQIVNTCVSGCAPRDIHLHCGWFASARIVNPRLFKRISYDDCLVNGGNPLASSQIIRITYSNSFMYPLAFKSAKFC
- the LOC137831939 gene encoding uncharacterized protein isoform X2, with amino-acid sequence MKNCGLILWGRTIEQDKKTGCGIMALRYFCTTNISTRQHDFSAKILVPSSLSLTNSRMHSSTPETNTKTKSTADNLKSLVNTLVLPSISSSPLHSLHRGNWVKLICGASFEDVVDIRNLSLVYTLAGVDCIDCAADASVVSAVNEGIEAARDIVCLRKPWVMISVNDDKDLHFRKAEFDPEDCPADCSRPCENVCPASAISFLGKSSGISYNTEAPSVLKDGVITERCYGCGRCLPVCPYDKIREVTYVRDAIATADLIKKNDVDAMEIHTSGRQSTLFEQLWSALGDSVENLKLIAVSLPNVGDSTISSMNYMFSIMKPNLQSFNLWQLDGRPMSGDIGRGATKESIAFAVQLAKEKERPPGFLQLAGGTNAHTIEGLKKEGLFQTTISEYLHDDKSAINSSDSPHALISGIAYGGYARKIVGRVLRSMQSQHGGAASIEDHSEYLLMALKEALALVGPIKCS
- the LOC137831939 gene encoding uncharacterized protein isoform X1, whose product is MKNCGLILWGRTIEQDKKTGCGIMALRYFCTTNISTRQHDFSAKILVPSSLSLTNSRMHSSTPETNTKTKSTADNLKSLVNTLVLPSISSSPLHSLHRGNWVKLICGASFEDVVDIRNLSLVYTLAGVDCIDCAADASVVSAVNEGIEAARDIVCLRKPWVMISVNDDKDLHFRKAEFDPEDCPADCSRPCENVCPASAISFLGKSSGISYNTEAPSVLKDGVITERCYGCGRCLPVCPYDKIREVTYVRDAIATADLIKKNDVDAMEIHTSGRQSTLFEQLWSALGDSVENLKLIAVSLPNVGDSTISSMNYMFSIMKPNLQSFNLWQLDGRPMSGDIGRGATKESIAFAVQLAKEKERPPVTLIGFLQLAGGTNAHTIEGLKKEGLFQTTISEYLHDDKSAINSSDSPHALISGIAYGGYARKIVGRVLRSMQSQHGGAASIEDHSEYLLMALKEALALVGPIKCS